One genomic segment of Ipomoea triloba cultivar NCNSP0323 chromosome 9, ASM357664v1 includes these proteins:
- the LOC116029954 gene encoding FT-interacting protein 7-like produces MSNLKLGVEVVSAHNLIPKDGKDLSSAFVEIHFDGQKFRTSVKEKDLDPVWNETFYINIPDPNRLHKLTLEALVFNNNKTGRSKSSLGKVCIAGTSFVPYSDAVVLHYPLEKVGVFSRARGELGLKVFITDDPSLRSSNPFSMDFPSHSNNTESITQQVAGSVPESFSNGKKGSRRTFHHLPNRKHEQQQPHSSFVDSRMDQMLSEPHDPKLVRVYSGSSSQPVEHMLKETSPILGGGQVVGGRVLRRDRRATTYDLVEPMEFLFVRVVKARDLHSKDFTGSLDPYVEVRVGNYKGITKHFEKTESPEWHTVFAFPKERMQSSVLNVVVKDKDTVKDDFVGIVHFDLHEIPTRVPPDSPLAPEWYSLENKKGKKNKGELMLAVWIGTQADEAFPDAWHTDEASLIDVSSPSTHIRSKVYHSPRLWYVRVNVIEAQDLVTDEKTRFPDVYVKAQIGSQVLKTRPVRSQTMNALWNEDLMFVAAEPFEEHLILSVEDRVASNKEEILGQVVIPLNTVEKRADNRLVQARWYTLQKSSGSDVEESKKVKFATRVHLRISLDGGYHVFDESTHYSSDLRPTVKQLWKPSIGILELGILNAHSLQLMKTRDGRGTTDTYCVAKYGHKWIRTRTIVDSVNPKYNEQYTWDVYDPATVLTVGVFDNGQLGEDGKRDMKIGKVRIRISTLETNRIYTHSYPLLVLHPSGVKKMGELHLAIRFSCTSTVDMMYIYSRPLLPKMHYVKPLSMAQQEMLRHQAVSVVAARLSRAEPPLRKEVVEYMSDANSHLWSMRRSKANFFRLMSVFNGLFSAAKWFGDVCIWKNPVTTGLVHILFTLLVCFPELILPTAFLYMFVVGLWNYRYRAQYPPHMNTRISFADSAQPDELDEEFDTFPTSRSPDLVRVRYDRLRSVAGRIQTAVGDVATQGERVQALLSWRDPRATTIFIIFCLAAAIVLYMTPFQLFAIMAGFFVMRHPMFRHKLPPAPLNFFRRLPAKTDSML; encoded by the coding sequence ATGAGCAACCTCAAGCTAGGGGTAGAAGTGGTGAGTGCCCATAATCTTATTCCTAAAGATGGGAAAGACTTATCCAGTGCCTTTGTGGAGATTCACTTTGATGGTCAGAAGTTCCGCACGTCTGTCAAAGAAAAGGATCTTGACCCTGTTTGGAATGAGACTTTCTACATTAACATACCCGATCCTAATCGCTTGCATAAACTGACACTCGAGGCTCTTGTTTTCAACAATAATAAGACTGGCCGATCAAAATCCTCTCTTGGGAAAGTTTGTATTGCTGGAACATCTTTTGTTCCCTATTCTGATGCTGTTGTCTTGCATTACCCTCTTGAGAAGGTGGGCGTTTTCTCACGTGCTAGAGGAGAGCTTGGCTTGAAAGTCTTTATTACAGATGACCCCTCTCTTAGGTCCTCAAACCCTTTTTCAATGGATTTTCCTTCGCATTCCAACAATACAGAGTCAATTACCCAGCAAGTTGCAGGTTCTGTTCCTGAATCATTCTCTAATGGGAAAAAAGGGTCTAGACGTACTTTCCATCACCTCCCCAACAGAAAGCACGAACAACAACAGCCTCATTCTTCATTTGTAGACTCTAGGATGGATCAGATGCTATCTGAACCTCATGATCCAAAACTAGTCCGAGTGTATTCGGGTTCATCATCACAGCCAGTTGAGCATATGCTTAAAGAGACCAGCCCTATCCTTGGAGGGGGACAAGTTGTTGGGGGACGAGTTTTAAGAAGAGATAGACGTGCCACCACTTATGATCTTGTAGAGCCTATGGAATTTCTTTTTGTACGAGTTGTGAAAGCACGTGATCTCCATTCCAAAGATTTTACAGGAAGTCTCGACCCTTATGTGGAAGTAAGAGTGGGCAATTACAAAGGAATCACAAAACACTTTGAAAAAACAGAAAGTCCAGAATGGCATACGGTGTTTGCATTTCCAAAAGAAAGGATGCAGTCATCTGTTTTAAATGTTGTGGTTAAGGATAAGGACACGGTGAAAGATGACTTTGTAGGGATTGTCCATTTTGACCTCCATGAGATCCCCACTCGAGTTCCTCCAGATAGTCCATTGGCCCCAGAATGGTATAGCCTCGAAAAcaagaaagggaagaagaatAAGGGAGAGTTAATGCTTGCAGTGTGGATTGGCACACAAGCTGACGAGGCTTTCCCTGATGCTTGGCATACCGATGAAGCTAGTCTAATTGATGTCTCATCTCCATCCACACACATCCGCTCAAAAGTCTACCATTCCCCAAGGCTGTGGTATGTTCGAGTCAATGTTATTGAAGCACAGGACTTGGTTACAGATGAGAAAACTCGCTTCCCAGATGTTTATGTGAAGGCACAAATTGGAAGCCAGGTTCTAAAGACGAGGCCAGTTAGAAGTCAGACCATGAATGCACTATGGAACGAGGATCTCATGTTTGTTGCTGCTGAACCATTTGAAGAACACCTTATACTCTCTGTTGAAGATCGTGTGGCTTCCAACAAAGAGGAGATCCTTGGGCAGGTCGTTATACCATTGAACACAGTTGAAAAGCGTGCTGATAATCGATTGGTTCAAGCAAGATGGTACACCCTCCAAAAATCAAGTGGATCTGATGTGGAGGAGTCTAAGAAAGTCAAATTTGCTACTAGAGTTCATCTTCGTATTTCCCTTGATGGAGGGTACCACGTGTTTGATGAGTCTACACACTATAGTAGTGATCTCCGTCCAACAGTAAAACAGCTCTGGAAACCATCAATTGGTATCTTGGAATTAGGCATTTTAAATGCTCATAGTCTCCAATTGATGAAAACAAGAGATGGAAGGGGCACGACTGACACATATTGTGTGGCCAAGTATGGCCACAAATGGATTCGTACGAGGACTATTGTCGACAGTGTAAATCCAAAGTACAATGAGCAGTACACTTGGGATGTTTATGATCCTGCTACTGTTCTTACAGTAGGCGTCTTTGATAATGGACAGCTGGGTGAGGATGGCAAAAGAGACATGAAAATTGGTAAGGTCCGTATTCGAATCTCTACCCTTGAAACCAACCGGATTTATACGCATTCTTATCCATTGTTAGTGCTTCACCCTTCCGGTGTGAAGAAGATGGGAGAGCTACATCTTGCTATACGATTTTCATGCACGTCaactgttgatatgatgtacaTATACTCGAGACCTCTTCTGCCCAAAATGCATTATGTGAAACCATTGTCTATGGCACAGCAAGAAATGCTGCGCCATCAAGCTGTCAGCGTAGTGGCTGCTAGGCTTAGCCGTGCAGAACCTCCTTTAAGAAAGGAAGTGGTTGAGTACATGAGCGATGCAAATTCGCATCTTTGGAGTATGAGGCGCAGCAAGGCGAACTTTTTCAGACTGATGTCGGTCTTCAATGGATTGTTTTCTGCAGCAAAATGGTTCGGGGATGTCTGCATTTGGAAGAACCCCGTCACAACGGGACTGGTTCACATTCTCTTCACTTTGCTTGTTTGTTTCCCGGAACTGATTCTGCCAACTGCATTTCTATACATGTTTGTAGTAGGTCTTTGGAATTACCGGTACAGAGCTCAGTACCCTCCTCACATGAACACGAGAATATCCTTTGCTGATTCAGCACAACCTGATGAGCTTGACGAGGAATTTGACACATTTCCCACATCGAGGAGCCCAGACCTGGTAAGAGTGCGGTATGATCGCCTGAGAAGTGTGGCTGGTCGGATTCAGACAGCGGTGGGTGATGTAGCAACACAAGGAGAGCGCGTTCAGGCACTCCTGAGCTGGCGAGACCCTCGTGCCACAACCATTTTCATTATATTCTGCCTTGCTGCTGCCATCGTGTTGTACATGACACCTTTCCAGTTGTTCGCTATAATGGCGGGCTTTTTTGTGATGCGGCATCCCATGTTTCGACATAAGTTGCCTCCTGCACCTCTCAACTTCTTCCGCAGATTGCCAGCAAAGACTGATAGTATGCTGTAG